The DNA window CGCCATCCTCGCCGATTTGCGCGACGAGTGCCGAAACGCGGAAACTACCGAGATTGACCGCGCCGATGATCCGGCCAGCCGTCGAAGCAGGCATTATTCGGGCGCCCCCGTGCCTACGCCCGAGACTTCCCGCTTACTGCGGCCGGGATCGGTCATGTAAATCCGCGGCGGATTGCGCATGTCGAAACTGGTGGCCTTGCCGCCCAGCAGCCGAGTGCGCCCGTCCAGTTGGGCGAACTTGATCAAGGCTTCGCTCGCGCGGCGATCACCTTCGGGAAGAGCCAGCACCTGGCCGGTCTTGAAATGGATGTTCCAGCGGCGATTGCCGATCCATTCGGCCTCGGCAATCTGCGGACGCAGCGCCGGCGCGGATTTGAGCAGCCGTTCAAGCGGTTGGATGCGTTCCGGGGCCCCCGCCCCGGCAAGCACGAGATAGTCTTCGGCCCCTTCGCGACCGATCACGTCGAGTTCGCTTCCTTCACGATCGACCAGCACCAAGCGATCCGCCTTGCGCAACACCGCCACCGGTTCGCGTTCGACGATATCGACCACGATCGTATCGGGCAGCTGGCGCGAAACGCGTGCATCGGAAACCCAGGGCAGCGTCAGCAGATCGTCGCGCAACAGGTCCAGATCGACCAGCGGGAGAGCACGCTGTTCGATATCGAGCACGCGGTCATATACGCGCCGTTTGTTGAGGTGTTCGGTTCCGCGCACATCGACGCGAACGACTTCGAACCCGGCATCGTTGGCAACCACCGCGACCTGATGGCGCAGCATGGTCGGCACTCCGGCAGCGACCGCGACGGTCCAGACGAGGAACAGGCCGACGGCAATGATGAACGCCGCAAACACGCCCTGCCATTGCTTCTGGCTCAGCGGGATCGCGCCCATCGCCTGATCGAGCGCCGATGCGCCCTTTTTCTTGGCCGCAGTCGCCTTCGCACGGGTGTTCTTGCGCCGGGCAGTGGTCCGCGCGGGAGTCGCCTTGCGTTTAACCCTTGCCATCGGTGCCCCCGCCGCTTTCGTTCGTGCGGCTCCACGCCTCGGCGACGATCGCCTCGACCAGATCTTCGTAGGAGATGCCGCAATGGCGCGCCTGCTCGGGCACCAGGCTGAGCGGGGTCATCCCAGGTTGGGTGTTGGTCTCGAGCACGAAGAGCCCGTCTTCGCCCTGCTCGTCGTCCCAGCGGAAATCGGTCCGCGAGGTGCCGCGGCAACGCAGCACTCTGTGCGCGCGCAGGGCATAATCCCTGCACAATTCGGCAATGGTGTCGGGGATTTCGGCCGGACAGACATGTTCGGTCAGCCCATCGGTGTATTTCGCGTCGAAATCGTAGAAGCCCTGCTTGGGCTTCAATTCGGTCACGCCCAGCGCGCGCGCTTCCTTGCCGTCGTCGAGCACCGCTGCGGTGAGCTCGCGGCCCTTGATGAAAGGTTCGGCCAGCAATTCGGCGAAGTCCTGCCAGGGACCTGCGACATCGCGCGAGATCGGATTGCCGTAATTGCTCTCGTCGGTGACGATCGCGACACCCACCGAGCTGCCTTCGTTGACCGGCTTCAACACATAGGGTCGGGGCAGTGGATCGCGCTGGTGGATTTCCGCGCTCTTGACGATCCGGCCACCGGGCATCGGGATCCCGTGCGGCACCAATGCCTGTTTGGTCAGCTGCTTGTCGATCGCGATCACCGAGGCGGCAAGCCCGGCATGCGTATAAGGGATGCCCATCAGGTCGAGCATGCCCTGCACGCTGCCGTCCTCGCCCGGAACGCCGTGGAGCGCGTTGAAGACCACATCGGGCGCGGCGTCGGCAAGCCGCGCCGCGATCTGCCGATCCATGTCGATCCGGGTGACGGTATGGCCCTTCGCCTCGAGCGCCTTGGCGACGCCCTCTCCACTCATCAGCGAAACCGGGCGCTCATTCGCCCAACCGCCCATCAGGACGGCCACATGGAGGCGGGGAAGTTCAGTCATGCTTCCCATTACGGACGCCCCACGCGCTGGATTTCCCATTCGAGATCGATGCCTGATTGGTCTCGCACGCGACGGCGGACTTCTTCGCCCAAGCCTTCGATATCCGCGCTGGTGGCATCACCGGTATTGATCATGAAATTGGTATGCTTCTCGCTCACTTGCGCGCCGCCCAGTTCGAGCCCGCGACAGCCTGCCTCATCGACCAGCTTCCACGCGCTGGCACCGTCGGGGTTCTTGAATGTGGAGCCTCCGGTCTTGGTCCGAAGCGGCTGCGATTGCTCGCGCGCATCGGCGATCCGGTCCATTTCCGCGCCGATCGCCTCCGGATCGCCTGGTTCGCCCTTGAACCTCGCCGATACCACCACCGCGCCGGGCGGTAATTCCGAATGGCGATAGGAGTATCGCAGCGCGCTCGCTGGGAGCACCATGGAATCCCCGTTGCGCATCACCACCGTGCAATCGACCAGTACGTCGGACACTTCGCGGCCATAGGCGCCGCCATTCATCCGGACGAAGCCGCCGACCGTTCCGGGGATCCCGCGCATGAATTCGAGACCAGCGATCCCCGCGTCGCGCGCCGTCGAGGCGGCGAGGATGCCGGGCGTGCCACCCCCGGCCTTTATCGTGCAATCGTCCTCGACCTCACAGCCCGAAAACGGCTTGCCGAGGCGGATCACCACGCCAGGAATCCCGCCATCGCGGACGATCAGGTTCGAGCCCAGCCCCAGCGCCATGACCGGTACCGCCGGATTCAGTCGCGCAAGGAATAGGCGCAGATCGTCGAGGTCTTCGGGCTCGAACAGCCAGTCTGCCGGACCACCGCTCTTGAACCAGACCAGCTTGGCCAGCGGCGCGCATTTGGTCAGCGATCCGCGCGCCACATCTTCGGGCACCCGCGCGACGATCGCTTCGTCGATCGCGCCATCGGGCACGGTGGTGGCCATTGCGGCTTTCCAGTCGTCGGGCTGGTCGATCACGATTGCTTTTGCTCCTCGATCTGCCCCGCGAGCGAGGCAGCGATGCGGGTGATATCGCCCGCGCCGAGGCACACGACGAGGTCTCCGCCGCGCAGCTCTTCCGCAAGCCGGGCGGCCAGCGCTTCGGGATCGGCGACTTCCTCTGCCGCGCGGGCACCGCGATCGCGCAGCCCCGAAACAAGCGCGGCAGCGTCGACGCCCTCGATCGGGTCTTCGCCCGCTTCGTAGACCGGGGTCACGAACACCATGTCGGCATCGTTGAAGGCGCCCTGGAAATCGCCCATCAGGTCGCGCAGGCGCGTGTATCGATGGGGCTGGCAGACCGCGATCACGCGCCCGCCTTCCCCTGCTGCGGCGACATTCTCGCGCGCGGCGGAAAGCACTGCGCGAATCTCGACCGGGTGGTGGGCGTAATCGTCGATGATCGTCGCGTTGCCGCCGTCGCAGCCGACTTCGCCGACCTTGGTGAAGCGCCGCTTGACCCCGCCGAACTGATCGAAGCCGTTGCAGATATATTCGTCGTCGCAGCCCATTTCGGCTGCAACGGCGACCGCTGCGATCGCGTTCTGGACATTGTGGCGCCCCGACATCGGCAGATCGATATCGGTGATCGTGCGCTCGCTACCGTCACGATCGCGGATCACGACGTCGAAGCAATTGCCAGACGCGGTCGGGCGAATGTTCTGCCCGCGCACATCGGCCTGGGCGGAAAAACCATATGTCACCACGCGGCGGTCGCGCACCATCGGGATGATGTTCTGCACCTCGGGGTGATCGACGCACAGCATCGCCGCGCCATAGAACGGCACGTTCTCGATGAATTCGACGAAGGCCTTCTTCACCGCGTCGAAGCTGCCGTAGTGATCGAGATGTTCGGGATCGATATTGGTAACGACCGCTATCGTACCGTCGAGCCGCAGAAAACTGCCGTCGCTTTCGTCGGCTTCGACCACCATCCAGTCGCTGTCGCCCAGGCGCGCGTTGGAGCCATACTGGTTGATGATTCCGCCATTGATCACGGTCGGATCGACCCCGCCCGCATCGAGCAGTGCGGCAATCATGCTCGTCGTCGTGGTCTTGCCATGCGTGCCGGCCACGGCGACAGTACGCTTCAGCCGCATCAATTCGGCGAGCATCTCGGCGCGGCGCACCACGGGAATGCGCTTTTCGAGCGCGGCGGCGACTTCGGGATTGGTGCGCTTCACCGCGGTCGAGGTCACCACAACCGCAGCTTCGCCTAGATTTTCCGCGGCATGGCCGATCGACACCGGAATGCCGACTTCGCGCAGGCTCTCGACCCGCTGGCTTTCGGCGATATCCGAACCCTGCACATCGTAGCCCAGGTTGTGCATCACCTCGGCGATGCCGGACATGCCGATCCCGCCGATCCCGACAAAATGGATCGTGCCGATATCGCGCATTCCGCCCAGCGGTTTGCCCTTAGCCGTCATGCGCCTGCTCCCTGTGTCAGGGCCGATGCTTCGCGCTCGCCGCTCTCGCCCATGCGGATGACATCCATCAGCGGTGCTCCGCCGAAGCTCTCGACAAGGTCGGCCAGCTTGGCGGCCGCATTGGGATGCCCGCAGTTCCATGCCGCATGGGCGGCATTGGCCAAGGCGTCGGGCCGCTCGGCCAGCACCTTGATCTGCTTGGCCAGTTCCTTGGCAACGAAGTTTTCCTGCCGGATCGAGCGTGCGCCGCCCGCCTGAACCATTTCGCGTGCATTGACGGCCTGATGGTCGTCGGTCGCAATCGGAAGCGGGATCAGGATGGCGGGGCGGCCCACCGTGGTGAGCTCTGCGATCGTCGATGCCCCGGCACGTCCGATAAACAGGTGCGCGCGGGACAGGCGATAATGCATGTCCTCGAAGAAGGTACCGAGCTCGGCCGGTATCTCATGGTTGGCATAGCGCTCGCGGACCGCCTCGATGTCTTCGGGGCGGCACTGCTGGACCACCTGCAATCGGCTGCGCAGCGCATTGGGCAGCATGGCGAGGCCATCGGGCACCACTTCGGACAGGACTCGCGCGCCCTGGCTGCCTCCCGTCACCAGCACGCGCAGCAGACCGTCTTTATCCAGCGGCGGAAACGGCTCGTCCCTCAACGCCAGGAGCGGCTTGCGGACCGGATTGCCGGTCAGGTCCACCTTGTGCCGATGCTTGTCGTCGAGCCGAAACGTCCGGCGATAGCTGGTCGCGATCGCATCGACCCCGCCAGCCAGCAGGCGGTTGACTCGGCCCATCACGGCATTCTGCTCGTGAATCACCGACGGCACCTTGGTCGAACGTGCGGCCAGAAGTGTCGGGAGCGAGGGATAGCCGCCGAAACCGACCACGGCGGTCGGCTCGAAACTTTCAAAGAGTTGCAACGCCATCCGCCGGCCGGCCAGCACCGCGCGCAATCCCTTGAACAGCTGGATCGGGTTCTTCGAGAAGCGACCGGCAGGCACGACATGGGTTTCGAGCCATTCGGGCTTGCCCGGGATCGCATCGCCTCTCGCATCGGTTACCAGCGCGACGTGATGGCCGCGCGCATGCAGTTCCTCGGCCAGCGCGAACGCGGGAACGAGATGCCCGCCCGTGCCACCGGCGGCTAAAACGAATTGGCGACTGGTCGAGCTCACATTTCCTCTCCCCGTTCGGCCCATAGCGGCCCTTCGCGGGTCAGATAGGGATTGCGCCGCGTGAGTGCGAGCAACATTCCCAGCGACAAGCACAAGGCGATGGTCGACGAGCCACCGTATGAAATCAGCGGCAAGGTCATACCCTTGGATGGGAACAGCTGCAGATTGACCAGGATGTTGATGAAGGCCTGCCCGCCCACCAGTGCGATCAGCCCGGTCGAGGCGAGCACCGTGAACAGGTCCTCTTCGTCCGCGATACGCGACAACACGCGGATGACCAGCGCGAGGTAGAGGCAAATAATCAGCCCGCACACGAGCAGTCCGAATTCCTCACCGATCACCGAAAAGATATAGTCGGTATGCGCCTCGGGCAGCGACATCTTGCGTTCGCCCATGAACGGTCCGGTACCGAGCCATCCGCCCGCGCGCATGGTGCGCGCGGCGAGATCGACCTGGTCGAATTCGGTGCCGCCCGAGAAGAACGAAAGAATGCGGTTGCGCCCGTTCTCGTAGAACAGCAGCACCGCCATCAGCAGCGCCACCGCACCGCCGGCAAACAGTGCGAAACGCTGGATCGGAACGCCCGAAACAAGCACCGTGACGCCCAGAACCCCGCCGAACAGCACCGTCGAGCCGAAATCCGGCTGCATCATCAGCAACCCGGCGATCAATCCGAAATACACGACCGAAAGCGCCACCACGGGCAGGTCCGGATCCTTCAAGCGCCAGCTCAGGATCCAGGCCAGTGTCACCGCGAAAGCGGGTTTGAGGAACTCGGCGGGCTGCACGCCCATACCGAGCCTGATCCAGCGCTGCGCGCCGTTCACTTCGTATCCCATGACCGGAACCAGAAGCAGAAGGGTGGTGAATACCGCCGCTGCAAGCAGCGCACCGCGTCGCACCTGCGTGCGCGAACGCATCGAGACAAAGATCATCGCCGCGAAACCCACGACCAGCCAGCGCAGATGGATGTAGAGGAAGTGGAGCGGATCGAGCGTCTCCTTGGACGTCGAGAGGTCCGCGGCGCTCGATGGCGAGGCGATCGCCACCGCCGCGATTCCGATGGTCGCCAACGCCACGATCAGGCCGAGCAGGACCTTGTCCAGCTCGCGCCACCAGATCGCAAGCTCTTCGCCGCGGCTGCGCGGGCGAATGTTGGGAAGCTGATTACGCGCGGCATGGAGCGATGGCGTCGCGGTCATGCGCCGATCTCCATATCCCCGACCAGCGCTTCGACGATCTGCCGGAAGGCGTCGCCCCGCGCTTCGTAATCTCGGAATTGATCGAAGCTCGCACAGGCCGGAGCCAGCAGCACGACGTCGCCCGGCTCGCCGGCTGAAATCGCTTCGCGCACCGCATCGCCAAGCATTTCAGATCGGGTGACGCGCGTATGAGGGGCAAGCAGATCGGCGAACAGCGCACCGGCATCACCGATCGTGTAGGCCGCCTTGACGTAGTCGAAATACTGCTCGCATTCCTCGAGCGTGTCGCCCTTGGGCAATCCGCCACAAATCCAGTGGATCCGTGGGTCGGGATCCGGTGGAAAGGCCGCGAGTGCCGGGGCAGCGGAGGCGGGATTGGTCGCCTTGCTATCGTTGATAAACGTGACGCCGCCATGATCGGTTACGCGTTCCATCCGGTGTGGCAAACCGCGAAAGCTCGTGAGCGCAGGTAGCCACTGATCCGAAGTCAGACCGATCGCCTCGACCGTTGCGACCGCGGCGGCAACATTCTGCAAATTATGCGGACCCTGGAGCGAAGGCCAGTCGCCTTGGCGGTCAGCAAGCTCCGCCCCATCGACATCGTGGACAAGCCCCGGCGCGCGACGCGCCTTTTCACGCTGCGAAACGGCACGGGTCTGCGGATCGCCAGTGCCGAAGACCGCATGGCGATCGGGCGCTTGCACTTCGAACAAGCGCGCCTTGGCAGCGGCATAACCCTCGAACCCGGCATAGCGATCGAGATGATCGGGCGTGATGTTCAGCAGCACCGCGACATCGCAGCTCAGCGTTTGCGTGATATCGATCTGGTAGCTCGACAATTCGAGCACATAGACGCCGTCCGGAGCAAGCTGCTGCTCTCCCAGGATCGGATTGCCGAAATTGCCGCCGATCAGGCTCGGCACGCCGGCTTCGCGCAGGATATGGTGGATCAGCGCGGTGGTGGTCGATTTGCCGTTGGTGCCGGTAATGCCGACCACCCGATGCGGCGGCAATTCGTCGCGCATCTGGGCGAACAGCTCGATATCGCCGATCAACGGCACACTCGCCCGCTTTGCAGCGTCGACGATCGGATGTCGGTTGAGCGGAACGCCGGGAGAGACGACGACGCCATCGAAACCGGTCAGATCGATCGCGGTTGGATCGCCGATAGCCACATCGTCGGGCAGCGTGCTGCGCTGCTCCTCGCGGCTGTCCCAGGCCGTGACCTGCGCGCCGCTATCGACCAGCATGTGCACGGCCGCACGGCCCGAGCGGGCAAGGCCAAGCACCGCATAGCGCTTTCCGGCAAAGGCGCCCAGCGCCTTCACCGCAGCTTCAGCGTCGAAAGCCCGATCAGCGCGAGCACGATGGCGACGATCCAGAAACGGATCACGACGGTGCTCTCGCTCCAGCCGAGCTGCTCGTAGTGGTGGTGGATCGGCGCCATTCGGAACACGCGCTTGCCAGTGCGCTTGAACCAGAACACCTGGATGATGACCGAGGCCGCTTCGAGAACGAAGAGGCCGCCGACGATACCGAGCACGATTTCGTGGTGGCTGGCGACCGCGATCGCGCCCAGCGCCCCGCCCAGGGCAAGGCTGCCGGTGTCACCCATGAAAACCGCGGCAGGCGGTGCGTTGAACCAAAGGAAAGCAAGTCCCGCCCCCATGATTCCGGCACAGAGGATCGCTAGCTCTCCCGCGCCTTCGACATAGGGAATCCCGAGATATTCGGCATAGTCCACGCGCCCCGCAAGATAGGCGATGACCGCAAAGGCTCCGGCGGCGATGATCACCGGCATGGTGGCAAGTCCGTCGAGCCCGTCTGTCAGGTTAACCGCATTGCCCGCACCAACGATCACGACCGCGGCGAACACATAGTAGAACGGGCCAAGGGGAATGTAGGTGTTGACCAGAAACGGCACGTAGAGATTGGTGTCGATCTTGCTGACAATCAGCCACACCGCCACACCCGCGATGACGAATTCGATCAGCAGGCGAACCTTGCCCGACACACCCGCGTGATGCGCTTTGCGCACCTTGT is part of the Alteriqipengyuania halimionae genome and encodes:
- a CDS encoding D-alanine--D-alanine ligase, with the translated sequence MTELPRLHVAVLMGGWANERPVSLMSGEGVAKALEAKGHTVTRIDMDRQIAARLADAAPDVVFNALHGVPGEDGSVQGMLDLMGIPYTHAGLAASVIAIDKQLTKQALVPHGIPMPGGRIVKSAEIHQRDPLPRPYVLKPVNEGSSVGVAIVTDESNYGNPISRDVAGPWQDFAELLAEPFIKGRELTAAVLDDGKEARALGVTELKPKQGFYDFDAKYTDGLTEHVCPAEIPDTIAELCRDYALRAHRVLRCRGTSRTDFRWDDEQGEDGLFVLETNTQPGMTPLSLVPEQARHCGISYEDLVEAIVAEAWSRTNESGGGTDGKG
- a CDS encoding FtsW/RodA/SpoVE family cell cycle protein → MTATPSLHAARNQLPNIRPRSRGEELAIWWRELDKVLLGLIVALATIGIAAVAIASPSSAADLSTSKETLDPLHFLYIHLRWLVVGFAAMIFVSMRSRTQVRRGALLAAAVFTTLLLLVPVMGYEVNGAQRWIRLGMGVQPAEFLKPAFAVTLAWILSWRLKDPDLPVVALSVVYFGLIAGLLMMQPDFGSTVLFGGVLGVTVLVSGVPIQRFALFAGGAVALLMAVLLFYENGRNRILSFFSGGTEFDQVDLAARTMRAGGWLGTGPFMGERKMSLPEAHTDYIFSVIGEEFGLLVCGLIICLYLALVIRVLSRIADEEDLFTVLASTGLIALVGGQAFINILVNLQLFPSKGMTLPLISYGGSSTIALCLSLGMLLALTRRNPYLTREGPLWAERGEEM
- the murC gene encoding UDP-N-acetylmuramate--L-alanine ligase, with product MTAKGKPLGGMRDIGTIHFVGIGGIGMSGIAEVMHNLGYDVQGSDIAESQRVESLREVGIPVSIGHAAENLGEAAVVVTSTAVKRTNPEVAAALEKRIPVVRRAEMLAELMRLKRTVAVAGTHGKTTTTSMIAALLDAGGVDPTVINGGIINQYGSNARLGDSDWMVVEADESDGSFLRLDGTIAVVTNIDPEHLDHYGSFDAVKKAFVEFIENVPFYGAAMLCVDHPEVQNIIPMVRDRRVVTYGFSAQADVRGQNIRPTASGNCFDVVIRDRDGSERTITDIDLPMSGRHNVQNAIAAVAVAAEMGCDDEYICNGFDQFGGVKRRFTKVGEVGCDGGNATIIDDYAHHPVEIRAVLSAARENVAAAGEGGRVIAVCQPHRYTRLRDLMGDFQGAFNDADMVFVTPVYEAGEDPIEGVDAAALVSGLRDRGARAAEEVADPEALAARLAEELRGGDLVVCLGAGDITRIAASLAGQIEEQKQS
- the murD gene encoding UDP-N-acetylmuramoyl-L-alanine--D-glutamate ligase, which gives rise to MKALGAFAGKRYAVLGLARSGRAAVHMLVDSGAQVTAWDSREEQRSTLPDDVAIGDPTAIDLTGFDGVVVSPGVPLNRHPIVDAAKRASVPLIGDIELFAQMRDELPPHRVVGITGTNGKSTTTALIHHILREAGVPSLIGGNFGNPILGEQQLAPDGVYVLELSSYQIDITQTLSCDVAVLLNITPDHLDRYAGFEGYAAAKARLFEVQAPDRHAVFGTGDPQTRAVSQREKARRAPGLVHDVDGAELADRQGDWPSLQGPHNLQNVAAAVATVEAIGLTSDQWLPALTSFRGLPHRMERVTDHGGVTFINDSKATNPASAAPALAAFPPDPDPRIHWICGGLPKGDTLEECEQYFDYVKAAYTIGDAGALFADLLAPHTRVTRSEMLGDAVREAISAGEPGDVVLLAPACASFDQFRDYEARGDAFRQIVEALVGDMEIGA
- a CDS encoding cell division protein FtsQ/DivIB; the protein is MARVKRKATPARTTARRKNTRAKATAAKKKGASALDQAMGAIPLSQKQWQGVFAAFIIAVGLFLVWTVAVAAGVPTMLRHQVAVVANDAGFEVVRVDVRGTEHLNKRRVYDRVLDIEQRALPLVDLDLLRDDLLTLPWVSDARVSRQLPDTIVVDIVEREPVAVLRKADRLVLVDREGSELDVIGREGAEDYLVLAGAGAPERIQPLERLLKSAPALRPQIAEAEWIGNRRWNIHFKTGQVLALPEGDRRASEALIKFAQLDGRTRLLGGKATSFDMRNPPRIYMTDPGRSKREVSGVGTGAPE
- the mraY gene encoding phospho-N-acetylmuramoyl-pentapeptide-transferase, producing the protein MLFLIAEWFDFPGAANLIRYQTFRAGATLMTALIIGLIIGPKFIAMLRVRQGKGQPIREDGPQSHLAKRGTPTMGGLMILVSLTSAMLLWMDLSNPFVWACLAVTLGFGLIGFMDDLDKVRKAHHAGVSGKVRLLIEFVIAGVAVWLIVSKIDTNLYVPFLVNTYIPLGPFYYVFAAVVIVGAGNAVNLTDGLDGLATMPVIIAAGAFAVIAYLAGRVDYAEYLGIPYVEGAGELAILCAGIMGAGLAFLWFNAPPAAVFMGDTGSLALGGALGAIAVASHHEIVLGIVGGLFVLEAASVIIQVFWFKRTGKRVFRMAPIHHHYEQLGWSESTVVIRFWIVAIVLALIGLSTLKLR
- the murB gene encoding UDP-N-acetylmuramate dehydrogenase produces the protein MATTVPDGAIDEAIVARVPEDVARGSLTKCAPLAKLVWFKSGGPADWLFEPEDLDDLRLFLARLNPAVPVMALGLGSNLIVRDGGIPGVVIRLGKPFSGCEVEDDCTIKAGGGTPGILAASTARDAGIAGLEFMRGIPGTVGGFVRMNGGAYGREVSDVLVDCTVVMRNGDSMVLPASALRYSYRHSELPPGAVVVSARFKGEPGDPEAIGAEMDRIADAREQSQPLRTKTGGSTFKNPDGASAWKLVDEAGCRGLELGGAQVSEKHTNFMINTGDATSADIEGLGEEVRRRVRDQSGIDLEWEIQRVGRP
- the murG gene encoding undecaprenyldiphospho-muramoylpentapeptide beta-N-acetylglucosaminyltransferase, whose amino-acid sequence is MSSTSRQFVLAAGGTGGHLVPAFALAEELHARGHHVALVTDARGDAIPGKPEWLETHVVPAGRFSKNPIQLFKGLRAVLAGRRMALQLFESFEPTAVVGFGGYPSLPTLLAARSTKVPSVIHEQNAVMGRVNRLLAGGVDAIATSYRRTFRLDDKHRHKVDLTGNPVRKPLLALRDEPFPPLDKDGLLRVLVTGGSQGARVLSEVVPDGLAMLPNALRSRLQVVQQCRPEDIEAVRERYANHEIPAELGTFFEDMHYRLSRAHLFIGRAGASTIAELTTVGRPAILIPLPIATDDHQAVNAREMVQAGGARSIRQENFVAKELAKQIKVLAERPDALANAAHAAWNCGHPNAAAKLADLVESFGGAPLMDVIRMGESGEREASALTQGAGA